The DNA sequence AAATCTCTTTTATCCTATTTTTTAATATTACAAGGGGCAGGAGTTATTTCAATGTCTTACTCTTTGCATTTTAAGGAAAATGTAGTCAAAATGGTACTTACAGGTTCTAATTCTCAAGCTCAGGTCGCCAAAGATATGGGAGTACCTGCGTCTACCATGCGATACTGGCTTAAAACAATCCAGCACCCAGGAAGTACCACGATGGCTAAACATGAAAAACGTCCCCAGGATTGGTCCTCTAAAGAAAAACTTGAGGCCCTGATTGAAGCAGCCAAACTATCAGATGAAGAACTGGGAGCTTGGTGCAGACAAAAAGGAGTACACACTCATCACTTGGATAAGTGGAAAAATGAGTTCTCCCAGGAACAGTCCAAAAATAATGACGGTAATGTCCGTCAGTTAAAAAAAGAACTTAAAGGCCTTAAAAAAGAGCTTAACCGTAAGGATAAAGCACTGGCTGAAACCACCGCCCTCTTAGTACTCAAAAAAAAAGTGGATGCTATCTGGGGGGACAAAGAGGACGATTAATCCATTCCCAGGAAAAAAGACGCATCCTGACACTTGTAGAAGAAGCATGTCAGTCGGGAGCCAGGTTGAAAAAGGCCTGTGCCATAATCGGGTTAACTCCAAGGACCATTCAACGATGGCAAAACGCTGAAAAGCTTGAAGATAAACGTAAGCAATCAAGCCGAAAACCACTCAACAAGCTGAGCAAAATGGAACGTCAAAGAATACTCAAAGTCATCAACAGTCCGAAGTACAGAAGCTTGAGTCCGCATCAGATCGTTGCTGACCTTGCCGATAAGGAAATATATCTGGCGTCCGAGGCGACCATTTACCGAATACTTCGGGAAGAAGGTCAAAACACTCACAGGCAGCCCTCAAAAGCCAAGAAAAATATCAAGCCAGAGGAACTGAAAACTACGGCTCCGAATGAGGTCTGGACCTGGGATATTACCTATCTTCCAAGTCCAGTTAAAGGTGATTTTTTTTACCTTTACATGGTCATTGATCTTTACAGCAGAAAGGTTATCACCTGGCAGATACACACCCGGGAAGATTCCGACTTTGCCAGCGCCTTGATCACGGAAGGATGTCACCTGGAAAACGTAGGCAAAGACCAGCTGGTTCTGCATTCGGATAACGGATCTCCCATGAAGGGAGCAACCATGTTGGCCACATTGCAGCGACTGGGGGTTATGCCATCCTTTTCAAGGCCAAGCGTAAGTAATGACAATGCCTACTCAGAAGCCTTGTTCAAGACTTTGAAATATCGCCCTTGGTATCCTCAAAAGCCCTTTGCAAGCTTGACTGATGCCAGAACATGGGTTGAAGGTTTTGTTAATTGGTACAACCATGAACACCGCCACAGCAATCTGGCATACGTGACTCCCAATGATCGGCATGCTGGCCGGGACAGGAGAATCTTAGCCAAACGCAAGATGGTTTATCAAAGAGCAAAGATGGCAAAACCTGAAAGGTGGTCAGGTCGTACCAGAAGTTGGACCGCGCCTGCTGAAGTTACCTTGAACAAAAAAAGAACCTCTAACACAGAAAAAATCGCGGTTTAGATGCGACATCTTTCTTGACATCTACCGTCACCAACGTAAGGATGGAATCTCCTTTGTCGTTGAAATCAGCACTAACGGAGCTGTGATCGGCGGACAAAAGCTCGTTTTTTGCGTCTGTCGTGACGTAACCGAGCGCAAACAGGCCGAAGAGGACATCAGGACCATCAATAAACAGCTTCAGAAGGTTAATGCTGAAAAGGACAAGCTTTTCTCCATCATTGCTCATGATTTGAAGTCCCCCATGGCTGGTGTATGCGCCACCTCGAAAATCCTTGCTCAGGAAGCAGAAGTTTTGTCTCGTAAAGACATTAGTATCATATCGGCTGAAATGCATAAGAGTACGGAAAATGCACTTGATCTCCTAAACGATCTGATGCAATGGGCGCGCATCAGTCAGGGGGGCATGGATTTCAGTCCTGAAGAATGCAGCCTTGATGAGCTGGCCAGATCAAGTCTTTATACAGCTCAGGATGTAGCCAAAAAAAAAGGCATTACTATAAGTTGCAACGTCCCCCAAGACATTGAAGTGTTGGCTGACCAGCCCATGATCAATGCTGTTATCCGTAATATAACCTTCAACTCGGTCAAGTTTACAAATCCTGATGGGAATATATCTGTAACCGCCAGGAAGGCTGGATCAAA is a window from the Desulfonatronovibrio magnus genome containing:
- a CDS encoding PAS domain-containing sensor histidine kinase, yielding MYRHQRKDGISFVVEISTNGAVIGGQKLVFCVCRDVTERKQAEEDIRTINKQLQKVNAEKDKLFSIIAHDLKSPMAGVCATSKILAQEAEVLSRKDISIISAEMHKSTENALDLLNDLMQWARISQGGMDFSPEECSLDELARSSLYTAQDVAKKKGITISCNVPQDIEVLADQPMINAVIRNITFNSVKFTNPDGNISVTARKAGSNVEVCVQDDGIGMDEAIISKIFSIDKSKSQYGTNGEKGTGLGLILCKEFVEKHGGKIWVESGPGKGTKVFFTLPTAT
- a CDS encoding IS3 family transposase (programmed frameshift), with translation MSMSYSLHFKENVVKMVLTGSNSQAQVAKDMGVPASTMRYWLKTIQHPGSTTMAKHEKRPQDWSSKEKLEALIEAAKLSDEELGAWCRQKGVHTHHLDKWKNEFSQEQSKNNDGNVRQLKKELKGLKKELNRKDKALAETTALLVPQKKSGCYLGGQRGRLIHSQEKRRILTLVEEACQSGARLKKACAIIGLTPRTIQRWQNAEKLEDKRKQSSRKPLNKLSKMERQRILKVINSPKYRSLSPHQIVADLADKEIYLASEATIYRILREEGQNTHRQPSKAKKNIKPEELKTTAPNEVWTWDITYLPSPVKGDFFYLYMVIDLYSRKVITWQIHTREDSDFASALITEGCHLENVGKDQLVLHSDNGSPMKGATMLATLQRLGVMPSFSRPSVSNDNAYSEALFKTLKYRPWYPQKPFASLTDARTWVEGFVNWYNHEHRHSNLAYVTPNDRHAGRDRRILAKRKMVYQRAKMAKPERWSGRTRSWTAPAEVTLNKKRTSNTEKIAV